GCTGACCTCGCACTCCGTGAGAAACAGATTCAACAGAACTACCGTCCGGTTATTGCTGTGCATAAATGGTTTGCCCGGCGGCCGGGCACACTGTTTCGCGGCTTGCTTTTGTCTGAATTCTCTGGCAAGCCGCTTCGGGAAGTGTTCTACAAGGCGAACGATCTTTCAGGCCGCCATGTTGCTGATCCATTTATGGGTGGTGGAACACCGATTCTGGAGGCGAACAGGATCGGGTGCAAAGTCACCGGGTTTGACATAAACCC
The window above is part of the Deltaproteobacteria bacterium genome. Proteins encoded here:
- a CDS encoding DNA methylase, giving the protein MIEKDFDIPFIADLALREKQIQQNYRPVIAVHKWFARRPGTLFRGLLLSEFSGKPLREVFYKANDLSGRHVADPFMGGGTPILEANRIGCKVTGFDINP